From Maylandia zebra isolate NMK-2024a linkage group LG11, Mzebra_GT3a, whole genome shotgun sequence, one genomic window encodes:
- the LOC101465364 gene encoding cytochrome P450 4B1 isoform X2 → MKLTKTFAEFQLGWPHMHYVFVVLCVFVVVYKLTILLAKRREALRNFQAFPGPPPHWLFGHVLEFKQDGTDMDKVVKWGQEYSYVFPIWFGPFLSIIIIQHPDYAKTILTSSEPKDDFAYRFVEGWIGNGLLVSEGQKWFRQRRLLTPGFHYDVLKPYVKLMSESAETMLDKWESYASTNEPFELFKHMSLMTLDSIMKCAFSCYSNCQTEGGTNAYIKAVYDLSFLIDLRLRMFPYHSDLIFHLSPHGFRYRKARQVALSHTEEVIRKRQEALKEEKELGQIQAKRYLDFLDILLFARDENQQGLSDEDMRAEVDTFMFEGHDTTASGLSFILYCLACNPEHQKICRKEIMEALHDKETMEWEDLSKIPYTTMCIKEALRLYPPVPGISRKTTKTVTFCDGRTVPAALPSSLISP, encoded by the exons ATGAAACTAACTAAAACTTTCGCGGAGTTTCAGCTGGGCTGGCCTCACATGCATTACGTCTTTGTTgtgctctgtgtttttgtcgTGGTTTATAAATTAACAATTCTACTTGCGAAAAGAAGGGAAGCACTGCGGAACTTCCAAGCTTTTCCGGGGCCGCCGCCACACTGGCTGTTTGGACATGTTCTGGAG ttTAAACAAGATGGGACCGATATGGACAAGGTAGTGAAATGGGGACAGGAGTACTCATATGTTTTCCCAATCTGGTTTGGCCCCTTTCTCAGTATCATCATTATTCAGCATCCAGATTATGCAAAAACTATCCTGACATCATCAG AGCCAAAAGATGATTTTGCCTACCGTTTTGTGGAGGGTTGGATTG GAAATGGGTTGTTGGTGTCAGAAGGTCAGAAGTGGTTCCGTCAAAGAAGGCTCTTAACACCAGGTTTCCATTATGATGTTTTGAAACCATACGTAAAATTGATGTCAGAGTCTGCTGAGACTATGTTG GATAAGTGGGAAAGTTATGCAAGCACAAATGAGCCTTTTGAATTGTTTAAACACATGAGCCTCATGACACTGGACAGCATTATGAAGTGTGCCTTCAGCTGCTACAGCAACTGTCAGACAGAGGG TGGAACAAATGCATACATCAAAGCAGTTTATGACCTCAGTTTTCTAATTGACCTTCGGCTCAGAATGTTTCCGTACCACAGTGACCTCATTTTCCACCTTAGCCCACATGGTTTCAGATACAGAAAAGCACGTCAGGTGGCCCTCAGTCATACAG AGGAAGTTATAAGAAAGAGGCAAGAAGCACTAAAGGAAGAGAAGGAGCTTGGACAAATACAGGCAAAGAGATAtttggactttctggacatccTTCTCTTTGCAAGA GATGAGAACCAGCAGGGTCTGTCAGATGAAGATATGCGGGCAGAAGTGGACACCTTCATGTTTGAGGGCCATGACACCACAGCCAGTGGCCTGTCTTTCATCCTCTACTGTCTGGCCTGCAACCCAGAACATCAGAAGATTTGCAGGAAGGAGATTATGGAGGCCTTGCATGACAAGGAAACCATGGAGTG GGAGGATCTCAGTAAAATCCCATACACTACAATGTGCATAAAAGAAGCTCTCCGCCTTTACCCCCCTGTACCAGGAATTTCCAGAAAAACCACCAAAACTGTAACCTTTTGTGATGGGAGAACAGTGCCTGCAG